In Leptospira licerasiae serovar Varillal str. VAR 010, the sequence CAAAAGTTGTAAAAGGTTTCGGGATCCTGTGTTTGTCCCAAGACTTCTCCGCTATCCATTGTTTTGTACATTCATAATGGAAAGGTAAAATAGGAACCTGAGATACTTGAGCCGCAGCTATAACTCCAGGCTGAACGATCCAGGCAGGACCTCTAGGTCCGTCAGGGGTAAACGCAGCAGGAAGATTTTTTCTCAAGTGGACAATCATTGCCTTGAGAGCCTTCGAGCCACCTTTCGAGGAACTGCCACGGATACTTCCGTTCCCGAATCTATGGACCACTCCAGTAATAAAATCACCATCTTTAGATTCTGAGATCAAAACGGCTAACTTACGATTTCTATTCAAGTACGGAGAATATAGAACGTTTGTATGCCAAATACATAGTATAAACGGCTTCTTTAAAGGAAAAAGAGAATTAAAATGCTCCTTACCTAATTCCACCTTTCTTGAGGTGAGTCCGATGATCCTTTGTAAAAAAACGACTATAGTAGGTACCAACCAAACTAGAAACCTACGTTTCCAACTTTCCCGAACATCCAATTTTTCTGACATTGAGCCGAGCCTGGTAAGATGCGGTCGGGGAGCATTCTTTTTTTACATAACAAACGGGATTTTATATAAAAAACTCTCTGAAAAGTTGGTCCGAGAATGAGTGGACAATACGGAAATTAAAAAGTTTCGTATTCGATTGCGAAGGAATAAGCCATGTCGAAAGAAAGAATCGTCCAGCCGTTCGCTAATTTCAAAAAAACGGCAAATATCAACCTTAAAGATTATAAGGCATTATACAAAGAATCCTTAGAGAATCCTAAAAAGTTCTGGGCTAGAGAAGCTTCTACCAGACTTACCTGGTTCAAAAAATGGAATAAAGTTTTAGATCACGATTTTAAGAACGCAAAGGTAAAATGGTTCGAGGGAGGCAAGATCAATGTCTCCTATAATTGCCTAGATCGTTATATAGATTCCCCCCTAAAGAATAAGGCTGCAATCATCTGGGAAGGAGATAATCCACAAGAATCCAAAACTTATACCTACTTCGATCTCTATCGCGAAGTGAACAAGTTTGCAAACGTTCTGAAAAATTCAGGAATCCGAAAAGGGGACGTGGTAATGGTCTATTTGCCTATGATCCCCGAGTTAGCTATTACAATTCTTGCATGTACTCGGATCGGTGCGATTCACTCGGTAGTGTTCGGAGGTTTTTCTCCGGAGGCTTTACAAAGCAGGATAGAAGATTGTAAACCGAGGCTTATCATAACTTCCGACGGAGGTTATAGAGGCGGTAAAAGTCTGGACCTCAAAAAAGCGGTGGATACCGCTTTAGACCAATCTTCTGAAAAAGTAAATAATGTGATCGTGGTCAGAAGGACAGGCCAAGAAACGGAACTGAACTGGAAGGAAGGAAGAGATCATTGGTGGCATTATCTGATGAACGATCAAAATCTTCCTGTATACTGTAAGCCGGAGCAAATGGATTCGGAAGATCCTTTGTTCATTTTATATACTTCAGGCTCTACTGGGAAACCGAAAGGAGTTCTTCATACTACCGGAGGATATCTTCTCGGGGTCAATATGACCTTTCATTATGTTTTCGATATCAAACCTACGGATACATATTGGTGTACCGCAGATATCGGTTGGGTAACAGGTCATAGTTATCTAGTATACGGTCCGCTTTCTAACGGAGCTACTTCCGTTATGTTTGAGGGAGTTCCTACATATCCTGATGCGGGAAGATTCTGGGATGTGATCGACAAACACGGAGTCACAGTATTCTATACTGCACCCACCGCTATCCGTTCCTTAATGCGAGAAGGAACGGATCATATCGAAAAAAGAAATCTCAGTTCTCTCAGGCTGATCGGATCTGTGGGAGAACCTATCAACCCTGAAGCTTGGGAATGGTATTTTAAACATGTCGGAAAATCCAAATGTCCGATCGTAGACACATGGTGGCAGACGGAAACCGGAGCGATCATGATATCTCCTTTGCCCGGAGCAATCGCTCAAAAACCAGGATCGGCAACTCTTCCATTCTTCGGAGTTCATCCAGTTCTACTAGATGACGAAGGAAAGGAGATCAACTCCAAGGGAGAAGTCTCAGGAAATTTAGCGATTAAATCTCCATGGCCTTCCATGATGAGAGGAGTTTTTAAGGACCCGAAAAGATTTTTCGATACTTACTTCTCCATTTATAAAGGCTATTATTTTACGGGTGACGGAGCTAGAAGAGATAAAGACGGATACTATTGGATCACCGGTCGTGTTGACGATGTGATTAACGTTTCAGGTCATAGGATAGGCTCCGCGGAAGTGGAAAGTGCTCTTGTAGAAAATCTTTCCGTAGCGGAAGCGGCAGTTGTAGGATTTCCTCATGATATCAAAGGCCAGGGAATTTATGCGTATGTCACAGTGAAAGAAGGTGTGACCACAAACGATTCTCTCAAAAAAGAGCTGATCGCTACTGTGGAAAAAATGATTGGAAAGATCGCAAGACCTGACGTGATCCATTGGGCACCTGGACTTCCTAAAACAAGGTCCGGAAAAATTATGAGAAGGATCTTACGCAAAATAGCGTCCAGCGAATTCGAAGGTTTGGGAGATATCTCCACCTTAGCGGATCCGAGTGTAGTGGAAAAACTGATAGAAGATAAGAAGAAGTATCACAGTTGAGTAAAATCGGTCCGCAAAGAATCGTATGTTTAACTGAAGAAACTACTGAACTTCTCTATTTATTAGGGGAAGAAGATAGGATTGTTGGCATCTCCGCATATACGGAGAGGCCTCCAAAAGCGAAGGAAGAAAAACCAAGAGTCTCCGCTTTCATTAATGGAAATATAAAACGGATCAAGGAATTGGAACCTGATCTGGTCATAGGTTTCTCCGATATACAGGCTCAACTTTCACATGATCTAGTAAAAGAAGGTCTGAATGTACTTATCACCAACCAAAGAAGTTTGGAAGAAATTTTCCAAACCATTTTGATGGTGGGATCACTGATCGGAAAATCGGAACAAGTTTCCAAACTGGTGGAATCGTATAAAAAAAGATTAAACGAAATCAAAGAACGTTCTTCTTCTAAACCGAAACTTAAAGTGTTTTTTCAAGAGTGGGATCATCCGATTATCACTGGAATCAGATGGGTCTCCGAACTACTGGAGATCGTAGGCGCAGTAGATTGTTTTAGCCATTTAAAAGAAAAATCCTTGGCCAAAGACAGGATTATAAGTCTTCATGAAGTTGCGGGTGCTAAACCGGATCTAATTATCGGAAGTTGGTGTGGAAAGCCTATGGACTTTGAATGGGTCCGCACTAGAGAAGAGTGGAAAAATATTCCTGCGATCCGTAACGATAAAATTTTCGAAATGGATCCTGCGATCATTTTACAACCTGGACCCGCCTTATTCGAAGAGGGCGTCTTGGAAATGAATCGGATCTTGGAAGAAGTAAGAACTTCTCTTTCGTAAGATCCGATCTTAATATTAGGCGAATTTAATAAATCAAAATCAAATCTGCCGGAAGGTAAATGATGAGTTCCATGGTAAATTCCTCGATCTCTAAAGAATCGTCTATAGCAAAAATTTGGACGAACGGCGCTATCGTTATCAACCGGATCCGTTTAGGACTGGTACTTCTTTTCATTCTTACCTTGATCGGAGTTTCCAAAACAAACCATCCAACTCAGGTAATTGCTCATTCAATCGGAACCGGTTTGATGGCATTGTACTGTATCTTTGAATTTTTCCTGGCAAGAGGAGGAAAAGTCGGGATCAGATTCCAAAAGTCATTGGTAATTTTGGACGTGGTCATTCTTTCTGCAATCATGGCTGCGGACTGCAGTATCGATGCAATTGTTGCAAGAGATACTCTCGCGAACATGATCCTATTCTTCATCTATTTTTACATCATGATCTATTCTTCATTATTGGGAGAAAAAAAATTCGTACTTCTGATCGGACTATTAACTGCAATCGGAGTCGCATTCGCACTTTATGTAGGTTGGAAAAGCGGACTTGTGCTGACCGAGAATGCAAGTAAATCAAAAGATCCTGACACTCTAATCTTCTCCGTTCAGATCGT encodes:
- a CDS encoding lysophospholipid acyltransferase family protein; translated protein: MSEKLDVRESWKRRFLVWLVPTIVVFLQRIIGLTSRKVELGKEHFNSLFPLKKPFILCIWHTNVLYSPYLNRNRKLAVLISESKDGDFITGVVHRFGNGSIRGSSSKGGSKALKAMIVHLRKNLPAAFTPDGPRGPAWIVQPGVIAAAQVSQVPILPFHYECTKQWIAEKSWDKHRIPKPFTTFVISYGEPIMIPRDLDEAGFERERLRVEKAMLENKNRAEQKAEELRVKTSSRSNPSELDLKTRS
- the acs gene encoding acetate--CoA ligase; translation: MSKERIVQPFANFKKTANINLKDYKALYKESLENPKKFWAREASTRLTWFKKWNKVLDHDFKNAKVKWFEGGKINVSYNCLDRYIDSPLKNKAAIIWEGDNPQESKTYTYFDLYREVNKFANVLKNSGIRKGDVVMVYLPMIPELAITILACTRIGAIHSVVFGGFSPEALQSRIEDCKPRLIITSDGGYRGGKSLDLKKAVDTALDQSSEKVNNVIVVRRTGQETELNWKEGRDHWWHYLMNDQNLPVYCKPEQMDSEDPLFILYTSGSTGKPKGVLHTTGGYLLGVNMTFHYVFDIKPTDTYWCTADIGWVTGHSYLVYGPLSNGATSVMFEGVPTYPDAGRFWDVIDKHGVTVFYTAPTAIRSLMREGTDHIEKRNLSSLRLIGSVGEPINPEAWEWYFKHVGKSKCPIVDTWWQTETGAIMISPLPGAIAQKPGSATLPFFGVHPVLLDDEGKEINSKGEVSGNLAIKSPWPSMMRGVFKDPKRFFDTYFSIYKGYYFTGDGARRDKDGYYWITGRVDDVINVSGHRIGSAEVESALVENLSVAEAAVVGFPHDIKGQGIYAYVTVKEGVTTNDSLKKELIATVEKMIGKIARPDVIHWAPGLPKTRSGKIMRRILRKIASSEFEGLGDISTLADPSVVEKLIEDKKKYHS
- a CDS encoding cobalamin-binding protein; this encodes MSKIGPQRIVCLTEETTELLYLLGEEDRIVGISAYTERPPKAKEEKPRVSAFINGNIKRIKELEPDLVIGFSDIQAQLSHDLVKEGLNVLITNQRSLEEIFQTILMVGSLIGKSEQVSKLVESYKKRLNEIKERSSSKPKLKVFFQEWDHPIITGIRWVSELLEIVGAVDCFSHLKEKSLAKDRIISLHEVAGAKPDLIIGSWCGKPMDFEWVRTREEWKNIPAIRNDKIFEMDPAIILQPGPALFEEGVLEMNRILEEVRTSLS